In Leuconostoc kimchii IMSNU 11154, one genomic interval encodes:
- a CDS encoding MetQ/NlpA family ABC transporter substrate-binding protein, with product MVKRNIIIAAVVVVAVAGSAIVIQRNHSVQAENEKQITIGAIGSDAQIWQHIAKLPETKKANIIIKVKNFTDGVALNTATAEGKIDVNAFQSYAYYVAYNKSNAKTKLAMLGTTYLEPMGIYSDKYKKISDIPDGATIAIANNAANTARGLKLLAKAQLVTLKPGFGNLSGVNDIQDNPHHLKFKEIDDTTGPRVIKDNTVAAALIGNTIALEGKLNVLRDALLYEKIDQSTKDNINILATAQKNKNNKNFKKLVTLYHTKSAQKYISQQFSGTKIDVKKPITYLSE from the coding sequence ATGGTCAAAAGAAATATTATTATTGCGGCGGTTGTCGTAGTTGCCGTTGCTGGTAGCGCGATCGTTATTCAACGTAATCACTCTGTCCAAGCAGAGAATGAAAAGCAGATAACGATCGGTGCTATTGGTTCGGATGCGCAAATTTGGCAGCATATTGCTAAACTACCAGAAACTAAAAAAGCAAACATTATAATTAAGGTTAAAAACTTTACGGATGGTGTTGCTCTAAATACTGCGACTGCCGAAGGAAAGATAGATGTGAATGCCTTTCAATCGTACGCTTACTATGTGGCCTACAATAAAAGTAACGCCAAAACAAAGCTCGCAATGCTTGGTACAACGTATCTAGAACCAATGGGTATTTACTCTGATAAATACAAAAAAATTAGCGATATACCTGATGGTGCGACTATTGCCATTGCTAATAATGCGGCAAATACAGCACGTGGGTTAAAATTATTAGCTAAAGCTCAGTTGGTTACGCTCAAGCCAGGTTTTGGAAATTTATCGGGGGTTAACGATATTCAGGATAATCCACACCATCTAAAGTTCAAAGAAATTGATGACACTACAGGACCACGTGTCATTAAGGACAATACGGTTGCGGCAGCATTAATTGGTAACACGATCGCATTAGAGGGTAAACTTAACGTTCTAAGAGATGCCTTGTTATATGAAAAAATTGATCAATCAACAAAAGACAATATCAATATTTTAGCGACAGCACAGAAAAACAAAAATAATAAAAATTTCAAAAAATTGGTTACCTTGTATCATACGAAATCTGCCCAAAAATACATTAGCCAGCAATTTTCTGGGACAAAAATTGATGTTAAAAAACCAATAACTTACTTATCCGAATAA